The segment CAGCACGCGGCGGGCGCGCTCGATCTGGGCCTGCAGTGCGGCGTCGCCACGGTCCAGCCCTGCCAGGGCATCGCGCGGCGCGGCCGCAGGGGCTGCCGCAGCCAGGGTCAGGGCGCTGCGCCCGGGCTCCAGGCGCAGCCAGAGGCTGCGGCCCTCGGTCAGGGGCCGGCGCTGCGGCGCGCGGCCCGCCGCCAGCAGTTCGCGCAGCTCGCAGCCCAGGGCCTGGGCCAGGGGCAGGGCGCCGATGGCGCTGCGCGGCAGGCCCAGCAGCTCCAGGGCGGCCGTGTTGGCGCCGATGATCCAGCCGTCTTCCGAGAGCGCCAGCAGGCCCTCGGCCACCGTGCCCAGGCCCTCGGCATGGGCGTGCAGGCGCAGGCGCAGCTCGCTGCCGTGGCGGGCTTCGAAGAGCTGGTGCTCGATCATGCGCGTGGCCGAACGCACCAGGCCCAGGGTGTGGCGGTGGTAGCCGCGCTGCTCGCCCGAGATGTCCAGCACGCCCAGCAGGCGCCCGCTGGGGTCGGCGATGGGGGCGGCTGCGCAGGTCAGAAAGGCATTGCGCTCCAGATAGTGCTCGGCCCCGTGCACCACCACGGCCTGGCCGTCCGCCAGGGCGGTGCCGATGGCATTGGTGCCGCGCCACTGCTCATGCCAGATGGCGCCGGGGCGCAGGGCCACGCGGGCGGCCTTGTCGGCAAAGCCGCCGTCGCCCAGGGCGTGCAGCAGCATGCCCTGGGCATCGGCCAGCAGCACCAGGTTCTCGCTATCGCGGATCTGCTCGAACAGGAACTCCATCACCGGCCGGGCCTGGGCCACCAGGGCGCGGCGGTGCTCCAGCGCGCGCGCCAGCTGCTGGGCCGAGGCATGCGGGGCGCCGGGGGTGCGCACATCGGGGCGCAGGCCGAAGTCCAGGCTGCGCCGCCAGCTGGCCTGCAGGCGCGCATCCAGCGCCAGGCCGCTGGGCAGCTCGCCCTGGGCCAGCCACTGGCGCCGCGCCTCGCGCAGCTGGGGCATGGTGGGCCGCGGGCTCGCGGGAAGAGGGCTGCTGTGGCGGCTGGCGCTCATGGATCTGTCTCCGGCTGGGCTGCGTCATGGCGCGGCCTCGTGGGGTGTGGCGGGCCAAGTTAGCAGCCGGGCGGGCCCTGCCAAGCGTTTGAGCAGGATTTGCCACCCCGGCTGCGCCATTTCGTGACAGTGACATCACGCCGGCCCGGCCCTGGCGCAGTGTGGGCCGCTGCGCTGACGGTTTTCTTGCGGCTTTCCAGGCCCTGGGCGCTGAATCCGGCCCTGGCACGGTCTTCGCAAAGTCGGGCAGCAGAGCGCCCTGGCGCGCTCGCATCCCCAAGCCAAGACATCCACGGAGACAAGCCCCCATGATCTACGCCGCCCCGCACAGCCCCGAGGCCCGCATCGCCTACAAGCCGCGCTACGACAACTTCATCAACGGGCGCTTTGTGGCGCCGCTCAAGGGCCAGTATTTCGACGTGATCTCGCCCATCAACGGCCGGGTCTACACCCAGGTCGCTCGCTCCGACGCCGCCGACATCGAGCTTGCGCTGGATGCCGCTCACGCCGCAAAGGACAAGTGGGGCCGCGCCTCGACGACCGAGCGCTCCAACATCCTCATGAAGATCGCCCAGCGAATGGAGGACAATCTCGACCTCCTGGCACGGGCCGAGACCTGGGACAACGGCAAGCCGCTGCGCGAGACGCTCGCCGCCGACATTCCGCTCGCCATCGACCATTTCCGCTATTTCGCCGCCTGCGTTCGCGCCCAGGAAGGCACGATCGGCGAGGTGGATCACAACACGATCGCCTATCATTTCCACGAGCCGCTCGGTGTCGTCGGCCAGATCATCCCCTGGAACTTCCCGATCCTGATGGCCGCCTGGAAACTCGCTCCGGCGCTCGCCGCCGGCAATTGCGTGGTGCTGAAGCCGGCCGAGCAGACGCCGTCGTCGATCCTCGTCTGGGCCGAGCTCATCGGCGACCTGCTGCCGCCGGGCGTGCTCAACATCGTCAACGGTTTCGGCCTCGAGGCCGGAAAGCCGCTGGCTTCCAATCCGCGCATCGCCAAGATCGCCTTTACCGGCGAGACGACGACCGGCCGGCTGATCATGCAATATGCCAGCCAGAACCTCATTCCGGTCACGCTGGAACTCGGCGGCAAGTCGCCGAACATCTTCTTCGCCGACGTCATGAACGAGGACGACGACTATCTCGACAAGGCGCTCGAGGGGTTTGCGATGTT is part of the Shinella sp. XGS7 genome and harbors:
- a CDS encoding sigma-54-dependent Fis family transcriptional regulator: MSASRHSSPLPASPRPTMPQLREARRQWLAQGELPSGLALDARLQASWRRSLDFGLRPDVRTPGAPHASAQQLARALEHRRALVAQARPVMEFLFEQIRDSENLVLLADAQGMLLHALGDGGFADKAARVALRPGAIWHEQWRGTNAIGTALADGQAVVVHGAEHYLERNAFLTCAAAPIADPSGRLLGVLDISGEQRGYHRHTLGLVRSATRMIEHQLFEARHGSELRLRLHAHAEGLGTVAEGLLALSEDGWIIGANTAALELLGLPRSAIGALPLAQALGCELRELLAAGRAPQRRPLTEGRSLWLRLEPGRSALTLAAAAPAAAPRDALAGLDRGDAALQAQIERARRVLDKPIALLLQGESGVGKELFARACHESGPRRGKPFVALNCAALPEGLIEAELFGYRGGAFTGAAREGAPGRLREAQGGTLFLDEIGDMPLALQARLLRVLQERQVQPLGGGAPVDLDFALVCATHRKLREEVAAGRFREDLYYRLNGLALRLPPLRERQDLPALVQGLLQDLAPERPGLHLSPALLADFARYRWPGNLRQLANALRTACALLGEAEGECLTHAHLPDDLQEELQALASSAPQVSAPLEDGLRAQARRQIEQVLSDCKGNMSEAARRLGISRNTLYRKLRESAGDAG
- the adh gene encoding aldehyde dehydrogenase gives rise to the protein MIYAAPHSPEARIAYKPRYDNFINGRFVAPLKGQYFDVISPINGRVYTQVARSDAADIELALDAAHAAKDKWGRASTTERSNILMKIAQRMEDNLDLLARAETWDNGKPLRETLAADIPLAIDHFRYFAACVRAQEGTIGEVDHNTIAYHFHEPLGVVGQIIPWNFPILMAAWKLAPALAAGNCVVLKPAEQTPSSILVWAELIGDLLPPGVLNIVNGFGLEAGKPLASNPRIAKIAFTGETTTGRLIMQYASQNLIPVTLELGGKSPNIFFADVMNEDDDYLDKALEGFAMFALNQGEVCTCPSRALVHEKIYDRFMEKAVRRVEKIVQGNPLDTATMIGAQASSEQLEKILSYIDIGRQEGAEVLTGGGRNDLGGDLAGGYYVKPTVFRGHNKMRIFQEEIFGPVVSVTTFKDDAEALAIANDTLYGLGAGVWSRDANRCYHFGRDIQAGRVWTNCYHAYPAHAAFGGYKQSGIGRETHKMMLDHYQQTKNMLVSYSPKALGFF